Proteins co-encoded in one Zymomonas mobilis subsp. mobilis ATCC 10988 genomic window:
- a CDS encoding DnaJ C-terminal domain-containing protein translates to MADLYEKLGVTRNADEAAIKKAYRSLAKKYHPDHNKDNPQAAARFSEVSAAYDILSDKEKRAQYDRGEIDDQGNPRFNGGGFGGFQGGAGGGGRGGGGGFGGFNFGGGGGGDFGDIFEGIFGGGGGRSQRGGFGGRAAPKGSNNLYRLKVPFVDAATLHPQRITLGDGKTIDLKLPAGVENGTQMRLAGKGQPGPGGAGDAIVTIDIQPHAFFQRKGDDITLNLPISLAEAVEGAKVKVPTAEGAVMVSVPAGASSGKVLRLRGKGFHKKSGGRGDELVTLMITIPENDSDLKQFVQKWGGKEAYNPRSALGL, encoded by the coding sequence ATGGCTGATCTTTACGAAAAATTGGGAGTAACGCGAAACGCGGATGAGGCGGCTATTAAAAAAGCCTATCGCTCTCTGGCAAAAAAATACCATCCAGATCACAACAAGGATAACCCTCAAGCAGCGGCGCGTTTTTCCGAAGTATCGGCTGCCTATGATATTTTATCAGACAAAGAAAAACGCGCCCAATATGATCGTGGGGAAATCGACGATCAGGGTAATCCGCGCTTTAACGGGGGCGGTTTCGGTGGATTCCAAGGCGGTGCCGGTGGGGGTGGCCGCGGCGGCGGTGGCGGCTTTGGCGGTTTTAACTTCGGCGGCGGTGGCGGCGGCGACTTCGGAGATATCTTTGAAGGTATTTTCGGCGGTGGCGGTGGCCGATCACAGCGCGGCGGTTTCGGTGGGCGGGCAGCCCCCAAAGGCAGTAACAATCTTTACCGCCTGAAAGTGCCTTTTGTTGATGCTGCTACTTTACATCCTCAACGGATTACCTTGGGAGATGGCAAAACAATCGATTTAAAATTACCGGCAGGGGTCGAAAACGGCACTCAAATGCGGTTAGCTGGTAAAGGCCAACCGGGCCCTGGTGGTGCCGGTGATGCGATTGTCACGATTGATATTCAGCCTCATGCTTTCTTCCAGCGTAAGGGCGACGATATTACCTTGAATCTGCCGATTTCTTTGGCTGAAGCGGTCGAAGGCGCCAAGGTAAAAGTCCCGACGGCTGAAGGCGCTGTGATGGTATCGGTTCCAGCTGGGGCTAGCTCCGGCAAGGTATTACGCCTTAGAGGCAAGGGTTTTCATAAAAAATCAGGTGGACGCGGCGATGAGCTGGTCACTTTGATGATTACGATTCCTGAAAATGATAGCGATTTGAAGCAATTTGTCCAAAAATGGGGTGGCAAAGAGGCTTATAATCCAAGGTCAGCTTTAGGCTTGTAA
- a CDS encoding dihydroorotase has product MLYDLILKGGTIFTPGGLISKDIAVKNGKIAALGEFEKHQADACLACDGLTILPGAIDTQVHFREPGLEGKEDLESGSRAAVLGGITAVFEMPNTNPPTDTAEALADKLARAKNRMWCDHAFYIGATAHNFDKLAGLESLPGCAGIKVFMGSSTGNLLVDDDETLLSVLQSGRRRVAIHAEDEARLKERQPHRVTNDPSSHPVWRDDETAMRATKRILSLAQKAGRPIHILHVTTPEEMALIALHKDIASCELTPQHLTLAAETAYPELGSYAQMNPPIRSGKHQAGLWDALQQGIADVIGSDHAPHTIEEKQRPYPQSPSGMPGVQTLLPLMLHHVAEGRLSLARLVDLVSYGPQRLFGLLNKGRIAVGYDADFSIVDMKASWVVEEEWLASKCGWSPFSGKQLKAKPVGTVIRGHRVMWEGQLYSEAIGRPLRFQDSLRNELKK; this is encoded by the coding sequence ATGCTTTATGATCTGATTTTAAAAGGTGGAACGATTTTTACCCCCGGTGGGCTGATCTCGAAAGATATTGCTGTAAAAAATGGCAAGATTGCCGCCCTCGGAGAATTTGAAAAGCATCAAGCCGATGCCTGTTTGGCCTGTGATGGGCTAACGATTTTGCCAGGTGCGATAGATACGCAGGTGCATTTCCGCGAACCGGGTTTGGAAGGTAAAGAAGACCTTGAAAGCGGCAGTCGTGCGGCAGTGCTGGGTGGCATTACCGCTGTTTTTGAAATGCCAAATACCAATCCACCAACAGACACCGCCGAGGCTTTGGCTGATAAACTAGCCCGTGCCAAAAATCGGATGTGGTGCGATCATGCCTTTTATATCGGGGCGACCGCCCATAATTTTGATAAATTGGCCGGATTGGAAAGCCTGCCCGGATGCGCCGGCATCAAGGTTTTCATGGGATCATCAACGGGTAATTTATTGGTCGATGATGATGAAACGCTTCTTTCTGTTTTACAATCGGGACGGCGGCGCGTTGCAATTCATGCTGAAGATGAAGCCAGACTAAAAGAAAGGCAGCCTCATCGTGTAACCAATGATCCGTCATCCCATCCGGTTTGGCGCGATGACGAAACGGCGATGCGAGCCACAAAACGTATATTATCTTTGGCTCAAAAAGCAGGTCGCCCGATTCATATTCTTCATGTCACGACCCCTGAAGAAATGGCCTTGATCGCGCTCCATAAAGATATAGCCAGCTGTGAATTAACGCCGCAGCATCTCACTTTGGCAGCGGAAACAGCGTATCCAGAATTGGGTAGCTATGCCCAAATGAATCCACCTATCCGTTCTGGAAAACATCAGGCCGGATTATGGGATGCCTTGCAGCAGGGTATCGCCGATGTCATCGGTTCCGATCATGCGCCGCATACTATTGAAGAAAAGCAGCGCCCCTACCCTCAATCACCCAGTGGGATGCCGGGGGTTCAAACCTTGCTGCCTTTAATGCTGCATCATGTCGCCGAAGGTCGCTTGAGCCTTGCTCGCTTGGTTGATCTGGTATCTTATGGCCCACAACGATTATTTGGCCTTTTGAATAAAGGTCGGATTGCTGTCGGCTATGATGCCGATTTCTCTATTGTCGATATGAAGGCTTCTTGGGTTGTCGAAGAAGAATGGCTGGCCTCTAAATGTGGTTGGTCGCCTTTTTCTGGAAAGCAGCTAAAGGCTAAACCGGTCGGCACCGTTATTCGCGGACATCGCGTAATGTGGGAAGGTCAGCTTTATAGTGAAGCGATAGGTCGCCCGTTACGTTTTCAGGATAGTTTACGGAATGAATTGAAGAAATAG
- a CDS encoding YgfZ/GcvT domain-containing protein — MSAANNLAMPDNATLLADRSVIRLSPIAEESRSEVFEFLQGLVTQDVFLLEKGAPLWSALLTAQGKVLYDFILWAEGSSILIDCESAIADNLIRRLTLYRLRRAIRIEIDPAIAVHWSLKPPENQAISSFSDPRLSELGFRWLQPATDSQPSAEAIWKKHRLAWGVTEGQAELGLDKTLWLEANARELNGVSFTKGCYVGQENTARMNWRQKINRRLAVIKTDHPLDDDKCRIYYSDLKLAVMLLRVADWNKLPDDQEVITPEWLKEALAEAHS; from the coding sequence ATGAGTGCCGCAAACAACCTTGCTATGCCGGATAATGCCACTTTATTGGCTGACCGGTCTGTTATCCGCCTATCCCCGATAGCAGAAGAGTCTCGATCAGAAGTCTTTGAGTTTTTACAAGGACTTGTCACACAGGATGTCTTTCTGCTGGAAAAGGGGGCGCCCCTATGGTCGGCCTTGCTGACGGCGCAAGGAAAAGTCTTATATGACTTTATCCTATGGGCAGAGGGTAGCTCGATTCTGATAGACTGTGAATCGGCGATTGCGGATAATTTAATCCGACGACTAACCCTTTATCGATTGCGGCGCGCTATCCGTATTGAAATTGATCCTGCGATTGCCGTGCATTGGTCATTGAAACCGCCTGAAAATCAGGCGATATCCTCTTTTTCTGACCCAAGATTATCTGAATTAGGCTTTCGTTGGTTACAGCCTGCCACCGATAGCCAGCCATCGGCGGAAGCTATCTGGAAAAAACACCGTCTGGCATGGGGCGTGACAGAAGGCCAAGCTGAATTAGGCTTGGATAAAACTTTATGGTTGGAAGCCAATGCCCGCGAATTAAACGGCGTTAGCTTTACCAAGGGTTGTTACGTTGGTCAGGAAAATACTGCCAGAATGAATTGGCGGCAAAAGATCAATCGTCGCTTGGCGGTTATCAAGACAGATCATCCCTTAGACGATGACAAATGTCGGATTTACTATAGCGATTTGAAGTTGGCTGTTATGCTGCTGCGTGTCGCTGATTGGAATAAATTACCCGATGACCAAGAGGTCATAACCCCTGAATGGTTGAAAGAGGCCTTGGCAGAAGCCCATTCTTGA
- a CDS encoding adenylosuccinate synthase: protein MANVTVVGAQWGDEGKGKIVDWLAERADVVVRFQGGHNAGHTLVVNGVTYKLSLLPSGVVSGTLSIIGNGVVIDPWHFRDEMERLRKQDVVITPDTLAIAETSPLILPLHSELDGFREDRSGDKKIGTTRRGIGPAYEDKVGRRAIRVCDLAHIDEIGSRLDRLIAHHNVLRSGFGKPPVDREKLVSDLKEIAGCILPFAKPAWRILADEQKKNRRILFEGAQGVMLDIDHGTYPYVTSSNTIAGSAAGGSGMGASAVGFVLGIAKAYTTRVGAGPFPTELDDEVGQTLGERGHEFGTVTGRRRRCGWFDSVLMRQSVAVAGITGIALTKLDVLDGFDEIKICTGYKIGDKVYDYLPPYYKDQAAAKPVYETIEGWKESTAGARSWSELPAQAIKYIRRIEELIECPITLVSTSPEREDTILVKDPFLG, encoded by the coding sequence ATGGCCAATGTTACGGTCGTCGGTGCCCAGTGGGGTGATGAAGGCAAAGGCAAGATCGTCGACTGGCTCGCCGAACGAGCCGATGTCGTCGTCCGCTTTCAGGGCGGTCATAACGCCGGCCATACCCTTGTCGTTAATGGTGTTACCTATAAATTAAGCCTGTTACCTTCGGGCGTAGTCAGTGGCACCTTATCGATCATTGGGAATGGTGTGGTCATCGATCCGTGGCATTTCCGTGATGAAATGGAACGCCTGAGAAAACAGGATGTCGTTATCACGCCGGACACTTTGGCGATCGCTGAAACCAGCCCGTTAATTTTGCCGCTGCATAGCGAATTGGATGGCTTCCGCGAAGATCGTTCCGGCGACAAGAAAATCGGCACGACCCGTCGCGGTATTGGCCCCGCTTATGAAGACAAAGTAGGCCGCCGCGCTATTCGCGTTTGTGATCTTGCTCATATCGACGAGATCGGTTCCCGCCTTGATCGCTTGATTGCGCATCACAACGTTTTGCGGAGCGGTTTTGGCAAGCCGCCTGTTGATCGGGAAAAACTGGTCAGTGATTTGAAAGAAATCGCCGGTTGCATTCTGCCTTTTGCCAAACCGGCATGGCGGATTCTGGCTGATGAGCAGAAGAAAAATCGCCGTATCCTGTTTGAAGGTGCACAGGGCGTGATGCTTGATATCGATCACGGCACCTATCCTTATGTGACCTCCTCCAATACCATTGCAGGATCTGCAGCGGGCGGTTCCGGTATGGGCGCTTCGGCTGTCGGTTTTGTTCTCGGTATTGCCAAAGCCTATACGACCCGCGTCGGTGCAGGGCCTTTCCCGACCGAATTGGATGATGAGGTTGGCCAGACTTTAGGTGAACGCGGTCATGAATTTGGCACGGTCACGGGTCGTCGCCGTCGTTGCGGTTGGTTCGATTCCGTTCTGATGCGCCAATCTGTTGCCGTCGCCGGTATCACGGGTATTGCTTTGACCAAGCTTGATGTTTTGGACGGTTTTGATGAAATCAAAATCTGCACCGGCTATAAAATCGGTGACAAGGTTTATGATTACCTGCCGCCTTATTACAAAGATCAGGCAGCGGCCAAACCGGTTTATGAAACCATTGAAGGCTGGAAAGAATCTACCGCCGGAGCCAGAAGCTGGAGTGAACTTCCAGCACAGGCGATCAAATATATTCGTCGAATTGAAGAACTGATTGAATGTCCGATTACGCTGGTTTCAACCAGCCCTGAACGTGAAGACACCATCTTGGTGAAAGACCCGTTCCTCGGTTAA
- a CDS encoding ATP phosphoribosyltransferase regulatory subunit, whose translation MTIAHGLLPEGLRDRLPPQAEAASRLLHHVIVAINRHGYERVSPPLAEFEESLLGRLKSARKQDLLRFVDPVSQRSLALRPDITGQIGRIATTRLNHRPRPLRLAYGGTVMKLRATQLRPERELMQAGAELIGNDSVAAVIEILGMAVETLKIAGVKEISIDLTLPDLVERLADTTLPIDASKKEKLFAVLDAKDAGGLSELDATGYRPLLEAAGPFDEAIKKLQPMAEKLGFADRLEALKTIRASLDPSVHVTLDPTERHGFEYQTWIGFSLFGSGILGEIGRGGSYTIIHQDKREEQAVGFSLYIDPLVDAGLGQKKSRKLFLPLGHDPEQARAFRQEGWITIAALDEEDDPVRHQCTDILTGGHIKPL comes from the coding sequence ATGACGATAGCGCATGGTTTGCTCCCCGAAGGATTACGAGACCGCCTTCCCCCTCAAGCTGAAGCAGCTTCCCGCTTGCTGCATCATGTTATTGTAGCCATCAACCGGCATGGTTATGAACGGGTATCCCCGCCTTTAGCTGAATTCGAAGAAAGTTTGCTTGGCCGTCTAAAATCGGCACGCAAGCAGGATTTGTTGCGTTTTGTTGACCCTGTATCACAACGCAGCTTAGCCCTTCGCCCTGATATCACCGGACAGATAGGCCGGATTGCAACGACCCGTTTAAATCACCGTCCGCGGCCTTTACGTTTGGCTTATGGTGGTACGGTCATGAAATTGCGGGCAACCCAGCTGCGCCCCGAACGGGAATTGATGCAGGCTGGTGCCGAATTGATCGGCAATGATTCCGTTGCTGCCGTCATTGAAATATTGGGCATGGCCGTTGAAACACTGAAAATTGCCGGTGTGAAAGAGATCAGCATTGATCTGACTTTGCCTGATCTGGTCGAAAGACTGGCTGACACGACCTTGCCGATAGACGCTTCAAAGAAAGAGAAACTTTTCGCTGTCTTGGATGCCAAAGATGCAGGTGGCCTGAGTGAGCTTGATGCAACGGGCTATCGGCCTTTGTTAGAAGCCGCAGGACCTTTTGACGAGGCGATTAAAAAATTACAGCCCATGGCTGAAAAACTGGGTTTTGCTGACCGCTTGGAAGCCTTGAAAACTATCCGGGCCTCCCTTGATCCGTCAGTTCATGTAACCCTTGATCCGACTGAACGGCATGGTTTCGAATATCAAACATGGATCGGCTTTTCGTTATTCGGTTCCGGTATTCTCGGTGAAATTGGGCGCGGTGGCAGCTATACCATCATTCATCAGGATAAACGCGAAGAACAGGCCGTCGGCTTTTCTCTTTACATAGATCCTTTGGTCGATGCCGGTTTGGGGCAGAAAAAATCCAGAAAACTGTTCTTGCCGCTTGGCCATGATCCAGAACAGGCTCGCGCTTTTCGTCAAGAAGGCTGGATTACGATTGCCGCCCTTGATGAAGAGGATGACCCTGTCCGTCATCAATGCACAGATATTTTAACAGGCGGTCATATCAAGCCGCTTTGA
- the serA gene encoding phosphoglycerate dehydrogenase has translation MTRVLISDKMDPRAAEVFRERGVEVDQITGLSPEELKKIINDYDGLAIRSATKVTKDIIAEAKNLKVIGRAGIGVDNIDIPAASAAGIVVMNTPFGNSITTAEQAIALMFALARQIPEANASTQASKWEKNRFMGVEVSGKTLGLIGAGNIGSIVADRAVGLKMKVIAYDPFLTPERALELGIEKADLETLLHKADFITLHVPLTDQTRNILSRENLAKTKKGVRIINCARGGLIDEEALKDALESGHVAGAALDVFLKEPAKENPLFGVPNFIATPHLGASTTEAQVNVAIQVAEQMADYLLTGGVSNALNMPSLSAEEAPRVRPYMALSEQLGRLLGQLEGDKIKSVSIEVEGAAAHLDQKPITSAVLSGLMGVYSQSVNMVNAPFLARERGLDVREIRHDREGAYHTLIRVTSRDDKGQEKSVAGTLFGSEGTRLVEIFGIKVEANLSGDMLYIVNDDAPGFIGRLGTLLGKAGVNIGTFHLGRRNTGGEAVLLLSVDSPVTAGKMAKVAELSGVREVKSLHFL, from the coding sequence ATGACCAGAGTTTTGATTTCCGATAAAATGGATCCTCGTGCCGCCGAAGTCTTTCGTGAACGCGGCGTTGAAGTCGATCAGATTACCGGCCTGTCCCCTGAAGAACTGAAGAAAATCATCAATGACTATGATGGTTTGGCCATTCGTTCGGCAACCAAAGTTACCAAAGACATCATTGCCGAAGCTAAAAATTTAAAGGTCATCGGCCGCGCGGGCATCGGTGTTGACAATATTGATATTCCAGCAGCCTCGGCGGCGGGTATTGTTGTCATGAATACCCCTTTTGGTAACTCGATCACTACCGCGGAACAGGCCATTGCCTTGATGTTTGCTTTGGCGCGTCAAATTCCCGAAGCCAATGCCTCGACGCAGGCAAGCAAATGGGAAAAGAACCGATTTATGGGGGTCGAGGTTTCTGGAAAAACCCTTGGCTTGATTGGTGCTGGTAATATTGGTTCGATCGTCGCCGATCGGGCGGTTGGTCTTAAAATGAAGGTCATTGCCTATGACCCATTTTTAACGCCGGAACGAGCCTTGGAATTGGGCATTGAAAAGGCTGATCTTGAGACGCTGCTTCATAAAGCCGACTTCATTACCCTGCATGTGCCTTTGACCGATCAGACCAGAAATATTCTGTCTCGCGAAAATCTGGCGAAAACCAAAAAAGGCGTCCGAATTATCAACTGCGCCCGTGGCGGCCTGATTGATGAAGAAGCCTTGAAAGACGCTTTGGAATCCGGTCATGTTGCCGGGGCAGCTTTGGATGTGTTCTTGAAAGAACCGGCCAAGGAAAATCCGTTATTTGGCGTTCCTAACTTCATCGCCACGCCACATCTTGGTGCATCCACCACCGAAGCACAGGTCAATGTTGCTATTCAGGTTGCCGAACAGATGGCTGACTATCTGTTGACGGGGGGTGTTTCCAATGCCCTGAATATGCCGTCCCTTTCAGCCGAAGAAGCCCCAAGGGTTAGACCCTATATGGCTCTTTCCGAACAACTGGGTCGTCTGCTCGGTCAATTGGAAGGCGATAAGATCAAATCAGTTTCGATCGAAGTCGAAGGCGCAGCTGCCCATCTTGACCAAAAACCAATCACCAGTGCTGTCCTTTCTGGCTTGATGGGTGTGTATTCCCAGTCAGTGAATATGGTTAATGCGCCCTTCCTTGCGCGTGAGCGGGGATTGGATGTCCGCGAAATCCGTCATGATCGCGAAGGTGCCTATCATACCTTGATACGGGTCACTTCGCGCGATGATAAAGGACAGGAAAAATCAGTTGCAGGAACCCTATTTGGTTCCGAAGGCACAAGACTGGTTGAAATTTTTGGCATCAAGGTCGAAGCCAATCTAAGCGGCGATATGCTGTATATCGTCAATGATGATGCCCCCGGATTTATCGGTCGGCTTGGCACCCTTTTGGGTAAAGCCGGTGTCAATATCGGCACTTTCCATCTGGGTCGCCGGAATACGGGCGGGGAAGCCGTGCTGTTATTATCGGTCGATTCGCCTGTTACGGCTGGGAAAATGGCGAAAGTTGCCGAATTATCCGGCGTGCGTGAAGTGAAATCGCTCCACTTCCTGTAA
- a CDS encoding phosphoserine transaminase: MTDYSVRPTVKPNRPQFSSGPCAKPPGWSPEKLALGSLGRSHRGSIGKSRLQYAIELTRKILEVPDNYRIGIVPASDTGAVEMAMWSLLGARPATVLGWESFGLGWITDAVKQLKINPTVLKAPYGELPDLSKVDQSNDVVFTWNGTTSGVKVPNGDWIKPDHEGLMIADATSACFAQPLPFEKLDVITFSWQKVLGGEAAHGIIILSPRAVERLESYTPAWPLPKIFRLTKNGKLDEAIFKGSTINTPSLLAVEDYIWALEWAEELGGLSALMARCNKNAATLDTWVEKTDWIEHLVADPAIRSNTSPCLKFSDKAVAGLDDTAKAALVKKLAGLLEAEGAAYDIAGHRDAPPGLRVWCGATVEASDIAALTPWLDWAWAQIQKD; the protein is encoded by the coding sequence ATGACTGATTATTCTGTTCGTCCGACGGTCAAACCAAACCGTCCACAATTCTCGTCTGGCCCCTGTGCGAAACCGCCAGGATGGTCTCCTGAAAAATTGGCATTAGGCTCTTTGGGGCGTTCCCATCGCGGTTCTATAGGCAAAAGTCGCCTGCAATATGCCATTGAACTGACCCGCAAAATATTAGAAGTGCCTGATAACTATCGGATCGGTATTGTTCCGGCTTCTGATACCGGCGCGGTTGAAATGGCAATGTGGTCATTATTGGGCGCAAGACCTGCAACCGTTTTAGGTTGGGAAAGTTTTGGCCTCGGTTGGATTACCGATGCCGTTAAACAGTTGAAGATCAATCCGACTGTTTTAAAAGCGCCCTATGGTGAATTGCCGGATCTGTCCAAGGTCGATCAGTCTAATGACGTCGTCTTTACATGGAACGGGACAACCTCTGGTGTCAAAGTCCCGAATGGTGACTGGATTAAACCAGACCATGAAGGCTTGATGATTGCCGATGCAACCTCGGCCTGTTTTGCCCAGCCGCTGCCTTTTGAAAAACTGGATGTTATTACCTTTTCTTGGCAGAAGGTTTTAGGGGGTGAAGCGGCGCATGGCATTATTATTCTTAGCCCGCGCGCAGTCGAACGGCTGGAAAGCTATACACCAGCATGGCCGTTGCCCAAAATCTTCCGCTTGACCAAGAATGGCAAGCTGGATGAAGCCATCTTTAAAGGCAGCACGATTAATACCCCCTCCCTTTTAGCCGTTGAAGATTATATCTGGGCGCTGGAATGGGCTGAAGAATTAGGCGGTTTATCGGCCTTGATGGCGCGTTGTAACAAGAATGCTGCCACATTGGATACATGGGTAGAAAAAACCGACTGGATTGAACATCTGGTGGCTGATCCGGCTATCCGTTCCAATACCAGCCCTTGCCTGAAATTCTCAGATAAAGCCGTGGCCGGTCTGGATGATACTGCCAAAGCCGCTTTGGTAAAAAAATTGGCAGGCTTATTGGAAGCCGAAGGGGCTGCTTATGATATCGCAGGCCACAGAGACGCCCCTCCGGGATTGCGCGTCTGGTGCGGTGCCACGGTAGAAGCCTCGGATATCGCAGCGCTGACGCCTTGGCTTGATTGGGCTTGGGCTCAAATCCAGAAAGACTAA
- a CDS encoding asparaginase, giving the protein MMIFKIPVKASSAAALAICMMMGATPAISMNNQVHSIQTLPRILVLATGGTISGKKNGMSEIGYNAGGVTGKQLVEDIPELAKLAEINVEQIANIGSQDMNDAIWLRLAKRIQDAVAHNEADGIVITHGTDTMEETAFFLDTVIRTDKPIILTGAMRPSTAIGADGPANLYEAIEVAANPKAKDHGVMIVMNDTIHAARWASKTHTTAVETFQSINAGPIGYVDPASVRFIEPKKQPVPSYGLPTTAPLPAVEILYAHSGMGASIINDLIKTGVKGIILAGVGDGNSSKEAMAALNLAVKQGVIVVRSSRTGSGFVNRNVEVNDDKNDFVVSYDLSPQKARILLQILIANGKNKLSDIQSAFEAGF; this is encoded by the coding sequence ATGATGATTTTTAAAATCCCTGTTAAGGCCTCTTCTGCTGCGGCCTTGGCAATATGCATGATGATGGGGGCTACTCCGGCGATATCTATGAATAATCAGGTTCATTCAATTCAGACGTTACCGCGCATTTTAGTTCTGGCAACGGGCGGCACGATTTCCGGCAAGAAAAATGGAATGTCCGAAATCGGCTATAATGCAGGCGGCGTTACTGGAAAACAGCTCGTTGAAGATATACCGGAATTAGCTAAACTCGCTGAAATCAATGTCGAACAAATTGCCAATATCGGCTCGCAAGATATGAATGATGCGATATGGCTGCGTTTGGCCAAGCGCATCCAAGACGCCGTCGCCCATAACGAAGCGGATGGTATTGTGATTACCCATGGCACCGATACCATGGAAGAAACCGCCTTTTTCCTTGATACGGTTATTCGCACCGACAAGCCGATTATTCTGACAGGCGCCATGCGCCCTAGTACTGCCATTGGTGCAGATGGTCCCGCCAATTTATATGAGGCGATTGAAGTCGCGGCCAACCCCAAGGCCAAAGATCATGGCGTCATGATCGTCATGAATGACACTATTCATGCCGCCAGATGGGCAAGCAAAACCCACACAACCGCCGTCGAAACCTTTCAGTCCATCAATGCAGGGCCTATCGGTTATGTCGATCCGGCTTCGGTGCGGTTTATTGAGCCGAAAAAACAGCCTGTCCCAAGCTATGGCCTTCCGACGACTGCGCCTTTGCCTGCGGTCGAAATCCTTTACGCCCATAGCGGTATGGGGGCTTCAATTATCAATGATCTCATCAAAACGGGCGTGAAAGGCATTATTCTTGCCGGTGTTGGTGACGGGAATAGTTCAAAAGAAGCGATGGCTGCCCTCAATCTTGCCGTCAAACAAGGCGTGATTGTTGTGCGTTCATCCAGAACCGGATCAGGCTTTGTGAATCGCAATGTCGAGGTCAATGATGACAAAAACGACTTTGTTGTCTCTTATGATCTTTCGCCCCAGAAAGCACGCATCCTTCTTCAGATTTTAATAGCCAATGGCAAAAACAAACTTTCTGATATCCAATCTGCATTTGAAGCTGGTTTTTAA